A genomic segment from candidate division TA06 bacterium encodes:
- a CDS encoding glycosyltransferase, with translation MMFEAQNKDIWFIIMGDESSSDAQRAINLAGHWLRLKPVFVFCHPGGARLRDIWFSIWKKRPAAVYCFSYNYFILMLALGCRIFWPRLKFVFDTGDLAYKLSKLFFYTRLQTHLLGIYEWLILRLASAVVVRGRWHVEYLKKGGLKNILLIPDGVDLAEVRETNSSALKEKLFGPGSFVVGLVGFLLWPNNLGVIWYGWDLLEAARLLKDTPIKFALAGYGPGQNEFETKIKEYGLEDNVRYLGRMSREQTSEWISMFDIALNTQPNADAFWVRTTGKLPLYLAANRYILTSDVGEAHYILPQEMLIPYQGLVDLDYPPRLAQKILELYNNRQKLFLGDGGRRLADALFSYEKLSVLLEEELITSVL, from the coding sequence ATGATGTTTGAAGCCCAGAATAAGGATATCTGGTTCATAATAATGGGCGACGAATCTTCGTCCGATGCCCAGCGAGCAATAAATCTGGCCGGCCACTGGCTTCGGCTTAAACCGGTTTTTGTGTTCTGTCATCCGGGTGGGGCAAGATTAAGAGATATCTGGTTTTCGATCTGGAAAAAGAGGCCGGCAGCGGTTTATTGTTTTAGCTATAACTATTTCATTTTAATGCTGGCCCTGGGGTGCAGGATATTTTGGCCCCGGCTAAAATTTGTGTTCGATACCGGAGATCTGGCTTATAAATTATCCAAGCTATTTTTTTATACCCGTCTTCAAACCCATCTGCTCGGTATATATGAATGGCTGATCCTGCGGCTTGCCAGCGCTGTGGTGGTAAGGGGTCGCTGGCATGTTGAGTATTTGAAAAAAGGGGGACTTAAGAATATTCTGTTGATCCCTGACGGGGTGGATCTGGCAGAAGTGCGGGAGACGAATTCCAGTGCGCTTAAGGAAAAATTGTTTGGCCCCGGTTCTTTTGTGGTAGGGCTGGTAGGCTTTTTGCTTTGGCCAAATAATCTGGGTGTGATATGGTATGGGTGGGACCTGCTGGAAGCAGCCCGGCTATTAAAAGATACCCCTATAAAATTCGCTTTGGCGGGTTACGGGCCGGGACAAAATGAATTTGAGACAAAGATTAAAGAATACGGGCTGGAAGATAACGTGCGTTATCTGGGCAGGATGTCCCGGGAACAAACTTCGGAATGGATTTCCATGTTCGATATAGCGCTTAACACCCAGCCTAACGCGGATGCCTTTTGGGTGCGCACCACCGGCAAGTTGCCGCTGTATCTGGCGGCCAACCGTTATATTTTAACCAGCGACGTGGGCGAGGCCCATTATATTTTGCCCCAAGAAATGCTGATCCCATACCAAGGTCTTGTGGATTTAGATTATCCGCCCCGGTTGGCTCAGAAAATATTGGAATTGTACAATAACCGCCAAAAACTATTTTTGGGGGATGGCGGCCGGAGATTGGCCGACGCACTGTTTTCCTATGAAAAACTTTCCGTTTTATTGGAAGAGGAATTAATAACTTCAGTACTATGA
- a CDS encoding class I SAM-dependent methyltransferase, translating into MPDRSVLLPLSQPDGRNQMPLTFEEQRYEVEHNLGSQYTRHQLSKLAALRGGRVLDIGSQTADNLEPFERHVLFGFDIEFTREASQRKKNVIFASATVTAIPFKDCSFDVILMNHVLEHIPDEDLALQEAKRVLKNDGLLWLACPTSYSGKLKPGEAERHGHVRAYNRRSLIMAAQKHLAVCGAQNPGRVLWAYHHLLLPFFVYVNRVQMKLLGDKKLLWQRWWMIKVMNPLVRWVSFPLEDLMAPIPWWPGDLFFDGNTALILRKNE; encoded by the coding sequence ATGCCGGACCGAAGTGTGCTACTGCCATTATCACAGCCCGATGGGAGAAATCAGATGCCACTGACATTTGAAGAACAACGCTACGAGGTTGAGCATAATCTGGGTTCTCAATATACCCGTCACCAGCTTTCAAAACTGGCGGCTCTTAGAGGCGGCCGGGTGCTGGACATTGGCTCCCAGACGGCGGATAATTTGGAACCCTTTGAACGGCACGTTCTGTTCGGATTTGACATAGAGTTTACCAGGGAAGCCAGCCAGCGCAAGAAAAACGTAATATTTGCCAGCGCCACCGTCACCGCCATACCTTTCAAGGATTGTTCTTTTGATGTGATATTGATGAACCATGTGCTGGAGCATATCCCTGATGAGGATCTGGCCCTGCAAGAGGCCAAAAGGGTCCTAAAGAATGACGGTTTGCTTTGGCTGGCTTGCCCCACCTCATACTCCGGAAAGCTAAAGCCCGGCGAAGCCGAGAGGCACGGGCACGTCAGGGCCTATAACCGAAGATCGCTGATCATGGCGGCTCAAAAGCATTTGGCCGTTTGCGGCGCTCAAAACCCCGGCAGGGTATTGTGGGCATATCACCATCTGCTGCTGCCGTTTTTTGTATACGTCAACCGGGTCCAAATGAAACTGCTGGGCGATAAAAAACTGCTTTGGCAAAGATGGTGGATGATAAAAGTGATGAACCCTTTGGTAAGGTGGGTGTCTTTTCCTCTTGAAGACCTGATGGCACCTATTCCTTGGTGGCCCGGAGACTTATTTTTTGACGGCAATACGGCCTTGATTCTGCGTAAAAATGAATAA
- a CDS encoding glycosyltransferase family 4 protein — protein sequence MKKVILATSSPLGQEAIGKVAQHLAEGLAQAGLLLRFFHIDGQPLKNSIKNSRAIAPVRIPVLGRFDWGRKLLLSRQEAFYQKKVAQEICRGESGLYYGWVLQSQKSLEACRSQGIKSVLECGMIYPPAFRDLLAAEFQRYNIPLPWHLGPKRVTDSLYELGLADIIAAPSQLVVDSFIASGFEPDKFLIMPPGVDCDYFHPSAVQGTKEPWALYIGRLELAKGVHHLITAWQRVKKPGRRLVLIGNLQPCLKNWLDANQQMLDASVELAGVKTDLRPYFEKARFTVLPSLADGFGMAVMEGMAAGLPAIVTENCGVKSAIDDGKSGWIVPVADTGLLAQKMGVLFSDAELCLHLGKNARTRALDYSWHNFKDKAVELILPYLRKK from the coding sequence TTGAAAAAAGTCATATTGGCCACATCCAGTCCGCTGGGGCAGGAGGCGATAGGCAAAGTGGCTCAGCATCTCGCCGAAGGGCTGGCCCAGGCCGGCTTACTGTTGAGGTTTTTTCATATCGATGGCCAGCCATTAAAAAATAGCATCAAAAATTCCCGGGCCATTGCACCAGTCCGCATTCCCGTTTTGGGCCGGTTTGACTGGGGCCGGAAACTGTTGCTTTCCAGACAAGAGGCATTTTATCAAAAGAAAGTGGCACAGGAGATTTGCAGGGGAGAGTCTGGTCTTTATTACGGTTGGGTATTGCAGTCCCAGAAATCATTAGAAGCCTGCCGCTCCCAGGGAATAAAATCAGTACTGGAATGCGGCATGATCTATCCCCCCGCCTTTCGGGATCTGCTGGCAGCCGAATTCCAAAGATACAACATTCCGCTTCCCTGGCACCTCGGACCAAAAAGAGTGACAGACAGCCTGTACGAACTTGGCTTGGCCGATATCATAGCCGCACCGTCACAATTGGTGGTGGATTCATTCATCGCCAGCGGTTTCGAACCGGATAAATTTCTGATAATGCCGCCGGGTGTTGATTGCGATTACTTTCATCCTTCAGCTGTTCAGGGAACCAAGGAACCCTGGGCCCTGTACATCGGCCGTTTGGAACTGGCCAAGGGTGTCCATCATCTGATTACGGCCTGGCAGAGGGTTAAAAAGCCGGGTCGCAGGCTGGTACTCATTGGCAATTTGCAGCCTTGCTTAAAAAACTGGCTGGACGCTAATCAGCAGATGTTGGATGCCAGCGTGGAGTTGGCAGGGGTTAAAACCGACCTCAGACCATACTTTGAAAAGGCCAGGTTTACAGTGCTGCCCTCGCTGGCCGATGGATTTGGGATGGCTGTCATGGAAGGAATGGCGGCCGGCCTTCCCGCCATCGTCACTGAAAACTGCGGGGTGAAATCTGCCATTGATGATGGCAAAAGCGGGTGGATAGTGCCGGTGGCCGACACGGGCTTATTGGCCCAGAAAATGGGGGTTTTGTTTTCGGATGCAGAACTTTGTTTGCATCTGGGGAAAAATGCCCGGACTCGGGCGCTGGATTATTCCTGGCACAATTTCAAGGATAAAGCAGTGGAGCTTATCCTTCCGTATCTCCGCAAAAAATAA
- a CDS encoding methyltransferase domain-containing protein produces the protein MPILLDEEGCGQYYQFYQQDAQRIDHVVLEELSFFRQKLETVVERMLRVSAEKNAAILDAGCGDGVLLKMLKEAGFTNVWGADISPNRARRACTLNGGRVVVTDLEKTGLGPGSFKVIIASEILEHVPDVQIFLSNCRAMLCPGGSLIITTPSAIRWKDWPRRLWSGKKLKDFSKDPGHLRFLDRSELFKMCRAAGFEKTWSSSASILPERIWEYLERDIPGAYRTCDRFLRSVPVVNQGGSFIIAQFAKK, from the coding sequence GTGCCGATCTTATTGGATGAGGAGGGCTGCGGACAATACTATCAATTCTACCAGCAAGATGCCCAAAGGATAGACCATGTTGTTCTGGAAGAACTATCCTTTTTCAGGCAAAAGCTGGAAACAGTGGTGGAGCGAATGTTACGGGTAAGCGCCGAAAAAAACGCCGCTATTCTTGACGCCGGATGCGGTGACGGGGTGTTGTTGAAGATGCTCAAAGAAGCCGGTTTTACAAATGTATGGGGAGCGGATATCTCTCCAAACAGAGCCCGCCGGGCTTGTACGTTAAACGGGGGGCGGGTGGTGGTCACCGACCTGGAGAAGACCGGCCTAGGCCCGGGTAGTTTCAAAGTTATCATCGCTTCGGAGATACTGGAGCATGTTCCGGATGTGCAGATATTTTTGTCCAATTGCCGGGCCATGCTTTGCCCCGGAGGATCGCTGATCATAACCACGCCCTCGGCCATAAGATGGAAGGATTGGCCCCGGAGGCTATGGTCGGGAAAAAAACTGAAAGACTTTTCAAAGGACCCGGGACACCTGAGGTTTTTGGATAGAAGTGAGCTTTTCAAAATGTGCCGTGCAGCCGGCTTTGAAAAAACATGGTCGTCAAGCGCATCGATCTTGCCGGAAAGGATCTGGGAATACCTGGAAAGGGATATTCCCGGGGCTTATAGAACCTGCGACCGGTTTTTGCGCTCCGTGCCGGTGGTAAACCAAGGAGGATCTTTTATCATAGCCCAATTCGCGAAAAAGTAA
- a CDS encoding class I SAM-dependent methyltransferase, with product MNQNTPQLWDHLWKINTPEEDIYCLTKEEYTVRWRKIKDRVEKVFGSFSGLKVIEIGAGAGTYAALMARQGAEVTILDYSARALDKAKIFFERNQVKANFILQDALNLPSGLLGKYDVSMSFGLTEHFLGEQRLAINRIHLDVLKPGGVTFISVPNKYSPPYRLYKFVAQLTGKWLVGEEYPYSRRELFALCRKLKTEEGQVFGESLRQSGYFMGLLNPWRLVNKFLLKRETVESPAKADISDIKPERPTIWDDHLSYALVLYARKPAAAADA from the coding sequence ATGAACCAAAACACCCCTCAATTGTGGGACCATCTTTGGAAGATAAATACTCCCGAAGAGGATATTTATTGTCTGACCAAAGAGGAGTATACGGTTCGATGGAGAAAGATCAAAGACCGGGTAGAAAAAGTTTTTGGATCATTTTCCGGCCTTAAAGTGATAGAAATTGGCGCCGGGGCCGGCACGTATGCCGCCTTAATGGCCAGACAGGGAGCCGAGGTTACCATACTGGATTATTCTGCAAGAGCATTGGATAAAGCCAAAATATTTTTCGAGCGAAATCAGGTAAAGGCCAATTTCATTTTACAGGATGCCCTGAATCTTCCTTCCGGGTTGCTGGGCAAGTATGATGTTTCCATGTCCTTCGGCCTGACCGAGCATTTTTTGGGAGAGCAGAGGCTGGCCATCAACCGGATACATTTAGATGTTTTAAAACCAGGCGGCGTAACTTTTATTTCGGTTCCCAATAAATACAGCCCGCCATACCGGCTCTATAAATTTGTGGCCCAGCTTACCGGAAAATGGCTGGTGGGCGAAGAATATCCATATTCCCGGCGCGAATTGTTTGCGCTATGCCGTAAACTGAAAACAGAAGAAGGCCAGGTTTTCGGAGAGTCTTTGAGACAATCCGGATATTTTATGGGGCTTTTAAATCCCTGGCGGCTGGTCAATAAATTCCTGCTGAAGCGTGAAACCGTTGAAAGTCCTGCAAAAGCAGATATCTCTGACATCAAGCCGGAACGGCCGACCATTTGGGACGATCATTTAAGCTATGCGCTGGTGCTGTATGCCAGAAAACCCGCCGCAGCGGCAGACGCATGA
- a CDS encoding class I SAM-dependent methyltransferase — MGKFECLECGQKFEIQDSVPVFWNSSDEFKHLESDYYGREAISPSESSVFRNYYRFTKYERKIKEKAISFLKPHSLILTLGGGDGRHGVSLCQMGHEVLETDLAPRAGFAAAVKFREANCKHPWAVAAIDAEQIPFEAETFDAVYICAALHQMPERYKVAEQVGRVLKKGGVFIMAAEPNAWFYKILRPLAQLMGIRSKQLWGQSVGDEANRGVSYIDIVRFCERAGLEPLYIQPKFFLTGLLYQSTEAFYRLLHKDHRDRLGTRQWEVELLTRMDFIIGLLPGIQRYPFYWTVVAKKT; from the coding sequence TTGGGCAAGTTTGAGTGCCTGGAATGCGGCCAAAAATTTGAAATTCAAGACAGCGTGCCGGTATTTTGGAATTCTTCCGACGAGTTCAAACACTTGGAATCAGATTATTATGGACGTGAGGCTATTTCCCCCAGCGAATCAAGCGTCTTCAGAAATTATTACCGCTTTACTAAATATGAACGGAAGATAAAAGAAAAAGCCATCTCTTTTTTAAAGCCGCACAGCCTGATACTTACCCTGGGCGGCGGGGACGGCAGGCACGGGGTATCTTTATGTCAAATGGGGCATGAGGTTTTGGAAACTGATCTAGCTCCCAGGGCCGGTTTTGCGGCCGCAGTAAAATTCCGGGAAGCTAATTGTAAGCATCCCTGGGCGGTGGCGGCTATTGACGCTGAACAGATACCGTTTGAAGCTGAGACCTTTGATGCCGTATACATCTGCGCCGCTCTGCACCAGATGCCGGAGCGGTATAAAGTGGCGGAACAGGTTGGCAGGGTTTTGAAAAAAGGCGGCGTGTTTATTATGGCGGCCGAACCCAATGCCTGGTTTTACAAGATCCTCAGGCCATTGGCTCAATTGATGGGGATACGCTCCAAGCAGTTGTGGGGCCAATCAGTGGGCGATGAGGCCAACCGGGGAGTGAGTTATATCGATATCGTGAGGTTCTGCGAGAGGGCCGGGCTTGAGCCGTTATATATTCAGCCCAAGTTTTTTTTAACCGGATTGCTGTATCAAAGCACCGAAGCTTTTTACAGGTTGCTTCATAAAGATCACCGGGATCGTCTTGGCACCAGGCAGTGGGAAGTGGAACTGTTGACCAGGATGGATTTTATAATCGGGCTTTTGCCGGGTATTCAAAGGTATCCGTTTTACTGGACAGTGGTGGCAAAAAAAACATAA
- a CDS encoding SDR family oxidoreductase, giving the protein MKVLITGGSGMLGRAVVRRLSRECQVSYTVHRTGFEFKGATAIPCDLAAGDLTLPAFDAVVHTAAQTDVDFCQSNPEEAYKANVLATRNLVAACPGAYFIYISTDFVFDGQKGLYREIDQASPISEYGRTKYLGEKEIPVSGCAVRTSIYGILGNEKKPTFIERSLEGLGNGREIYGFEDQWFSPVSIYNLAEMLTEIVEQRPNGILHLGGPERISKYQFLRQLAASFGYPESLVKANSFSNHKFLAPRPRDASLDISRARSFLKTGFCSPAESFEQIRDKLK; this is encoded by the coding sequence TTGAAGGTTCTGATCACCGGAGGCTCAGGCATGCTGGGGAGGGCCGTAGTCCGCAGACTTTCCCGGGAATGTCAGGTAAGCTATACCGTGCATCGTACCGGCTTCGAATTCAAAGGAGCCACGGCCATTCCCTGTGATCTGGCCGCCGGTGATCTGACTTTGCCGGCTTTTGATGCCGTAGTGCACACCGCTGCCCAAACCGACGTGGATTTCTGCCAGAGCAATCCCGAAGAAGCTTATAAGGCGAATGTCCTGGCCACCAGGAACCTGGTTGCGGCCTGCCCCGGCGCATATTTTATCTATATCTCCACCGACTTCGTATTCGACGGACAAAAAGGACTTTACCGGGAAATTGACCAGGCCAGTCCTATTTCGGAATATGGCCGCACTAAATATCTGGGGGAAAAGGAGATTCCCGTTTCGGGTTGCGCCGTAAGAACCAGCATTTACGGAATCCTGGGAAATGAAAAAAAACCGACCTTCATTGAAAGATCACTGGAAGGGTTGGGGAACGGCCGGGAAATATACGGCTTTGAGGATCAATGGTTCTCGCCAGTATCCATTTACAATCTGGCCGAGATGCTGACCGAGATCGTTGAACAAAGGCCAAATGGCATCCTGCACCTGGGGGGACCGGAAAGGATTTCCAAATATCAGTTCCTGCGGCAGCTGGCCGCAAGCTTCGGGTATCCAGAATCGCTGGTAAAGGCCAATTCATTCTCCAACCATAAATTCCTGGCTCCCCGGCCCAGGGATGCTTCCCTGGATATTTCAAGGGCCAGGTCATTTCTGAAGACCGGATTTTGCAGCCCTGCCGAAAGCTTCGAACAGATTAGGGACAAGTTAAAATGA
- a CDS encoding oligosaccharide flippase family protein, producing the protein MSRAIAQKAVSGTLWVAGANYIRFAVTAVASIITARLVAPEAFGQYAMAGVFVFFAARFQMLGFDEALVHQPNPVAAHYSTHRLLNLGIYSAILSLAVPGTWLVAKFYGQTVGLIFIALMAASGSAIFSLTPSVILQKTMMYKEIALIALASCLISSGLMVFTAWLGWGPWALVAGTVSGIVVGLVGNLLVCPFSIGWEYDKNIKNWFLSYGPYWRWFLGMSAQSLSQQFDSFTVGTVRGNTELGFYSKALNWANLPTTQVAHVIASTAFPTYSRLQNNRPALSQAYQKVLSAVFRISLWIGLGMVFCAHEGTIVLIGERWLPIVNILRWLALMMLLRPFYDLAGGLLAAVGRPKAAMDALIWQGGWMVLTCFPFVYLWGKEGVAMCVAVSSAVGIIVVYRQVVKEVDLNFGKILLNPALAAGAGLALSMLAYLPKTDSLLVLLILKAGFLSIGYLLVIWLLEKDEWMDFWHKYIRPAKAEMESA; encoded by the coding sequence ATGAGCAGAGCGATTGCCCAGAAAGCCGTGAGCGGCACATTGTGGGTGGCCGGGGCCAACTATATCCGCTTTGCGGTGACGGCAGTAGCCTCGATCATTACCGCCAGGCTGGTGGCGCCGGAGGCTTTCGGCCAGTATGCCATGGCCGGAGTATTCGTTTTTTTTGCGGCCCGTTTTCAGATGCTGGGATTTGACGAAGCCTTGGTGCACCAGCCCAACCCTGTTGCCGCCCATTACTCCACCCACCGGCTTTTGAACCTAGGCATTTATTCGGCCATATTATCACTGGCTGTGCCAGGCACCTGGCTGGTGGCAAAATTCTACGGCCAGACCGTGGGACTGATATTCATCGCCTTAATGGCTGCCAGCGGATCGGCCATATTTTCCCTGACGCCCAGTGTCATATTGCAAAAAACGATGATGTACAAGGAGATCGCCCTAATCGCCCTGGCTTCCTGTTTGATTTCATCCGGGCTGATGGTTTTTACCGCCTGGTTGGGATGGGGACCCTGGGCATTAGTGGCGGGAACCGTATCCGGTATTGTGGTAGGATTGGTTGGGAACCTGCTGGTCTGCCCTTTTTCCATAGGGTGGGAATACGACAAAAATATTAAGAACTGGTTCTTAAGTTACGGCCCTTACTGGCGCTGGTTTTTGGGAATGAGCGCCCAGTCCCTGTCACAGCAGTTTGACAGTTTTACGGTGGGAACAGTCCGGGGCAACACCGAGCTTGGTTTCTACAGTAAAGCCCTGAATTGGGCGAACCTGCCGACCACCCAGGTGGCCCACGTAATCGCCTCCACAGCCTTTCCCACCTATTCCCGCCTGCAAAATAACAGGCCGGCGCTTTCCCAGGCATATCAGAAAGTGCTCTCAGCTGTTTTTCGCATCTCGCTGTGGATCGGACTGGGGATGGTGTTTTGCGCCCATGAGGGAACCATTGTTCTGATCGGTGAACGTTGGTTGCCCATAGTAAATATTTTACGCTGGCTGGCTCTGATGATGCTGCTGCGGCCATTCTACGATCTGGCCGGCGGTTTGCTGGCGGCAGTGGGCCGTCCCAAGGCGGCCATGGATGCCCTGATCTGGCAGGGGGGCTGGATGGTACTGACCTGTTTTCCCTTTGTTTATCTTTGGGGTAAAGAGGGCGTGGCCATGTGTGTGGCAGTTTCTTCGGCCGTCGGGATCATAGTGGTTTACCGCCAAGTGGTGAAGGAAGTGGATCTGAATTTCGGTAAAATATTATTAAATCCGGCCCTGGCCGCCGGTGCCGGGCTGGCACTTTCGATGTTGGCGTATCTTCCCAAAACAGATTCTCTATTGGTGTTGCTGATATTAAAGGCTGGTTTTTTGTCAATAGGGTACTTGCTTGTCATCTGGCTTTTGGAAAAAGACGAATGGATGGATTTTTGGCACAAATACATCAGGCCGGCTAAGGCCGAAATGGAGAGTGCTTGA
- a CDS encoding class I SAM-dependent methyltransferase, whose translation MPSSRYEHISDVISIISHLGYQSFLDIGCGFGRWGFLAREFGDIYHGRYQKQNWLVRIEGVEVHRDYLCPQHEHVYDKIHLGKIEDKLPELPNYDIIFAGDVLEHLEKSAASNVIGDLFSKANKALLVAIPLGEDWGQGEVLDNPHERHRSVWSESDLKKLGARMVKIYYLPQGSLYALAVWAKPGFKLLPAVRLQNRIKCKMGIRS comes from the coding sequence ATGCCGTCGAGCCGATACGAACACATCTCGGATGTCATCTCCATTATTTCCCATCTGGGCTACCAGAGCTTTCTGGATATTGGCTGCGGCTTTGGCCGCTGGGGTTTTTTGGCCCGGGAGTTCGGAGACATTTATCACGGCCGCTACCAAAAACAAAATTGGCTGGTTAGGATAGAAGGGGTGGAGGTTCACCGGGATTATCTTTGCCCCCAGCACGAGCATGTTTACGATAAGATACACTTGGGCAAGATTGAGGATAAGCTTCCGGAGCTTCCCAATTATGACATAATATTTGCCGGCGATGTCCTGGAGCATCTGGAGAAAAGTGCGGCCAGCAATGTCATCGGAGATCTTTTCAGTAAGGCCAACAAAGCGTTACTGGTAGCCATTCCACTGGGTGAGGACTGGGGCCAGGGCGAGGTTCTGGATAATCCGCATGAGAGGCATAGGTCTGTTTGGAGCGAAAGCGATCTGAAAAAACTCGGGGCCAGGATGGTAAAAATATACTACCTTCCTCAAGGATCGCTTTATGCCCTGGCGGTGTGGGCAAAACCAGGATTCAAACTGCTGCCGGCGGTCCGGCTGCAGAACAGAATTAAATGCAAGATGGGAATAAGATCTTGA
- a CDS encoding glycosyltransferase family 4 protein, with product MADAEKKMETIPETLLRLRAHPHSLSSWLDQVFGKKSSIKDLMPIPKPINILFFSRVPKIGGGETSLLAILKGLDKIREIPVFAAVEDGPLTQEVKKLGVKVRFCGPVPTGLLSIRPKSVFRKIIYVLGVGPALWRLYRILKDEEIEIAHANEALEAAFLCLPCFAAGVPLIWTVRNLFTMRPLYRFLYFWSAAVMSVSQAAAAPLAFLEQKRAVGGLKPKVKVIYEGIDVPSLTKPPFGRKPYTSAIIGRLSPDKGQELFLKAAALVSQKTDQVKYLIVGDTHLGDPEYAGFLKRLAPDLGLRDNLRFTGFESDIWKLLSQVDVVVMACPIEAFGRATIEAMAAARPVIGIRAGGTAEIIVDDVTGRLIANDPEELARAMLELLGDPQKAAAMGQNGRKRVEEIFTIQSMVAQITELYREILKA from the coding sequence GTGGCAGATGCTGAAAAAAAGATGGAAACTATTCCTGAAACACTTTTACGATTACGGGCGCACCCACACTCACTCAGTTCCTGGTTGGATCAGGTTTTTGGGAAAAAGAGTTCTATCAAGGATTTGATGCCTATTCCAAAACCCATAAATATACTTTTCTTTTCCCGGGTGCCTAAGATCGGAGGAGGGGAAACAAGCCTTTTGGCCATTCTTAAAGGGCTTGATAAAATCAGGGAAATTCCGGTATTTGCCGCCGTTGAGGATGGCCCGTTGACCCAGGAAGTTAAAAAGCTTGGGGTTAAGGTAAGATTTTGCGGTCCGGTTCCAACCGGTTTATTGAGCATAAGACCTAAGAGTGTCTTCCGGAAAATCATATATGTTCTTGGCGTCGGACCGGCTTTGTGGCGGTTGTATAGAATATTAAAGGATGAAGAGATAGAAATCGCCCATGCCAATGAAGCGTTGGAAGCCGCTTTCTTATGTCTGCCCTGTTTTGCGGCCGGCGTACCCCTGATCTGGACGGTGAGGAACCTGTTCACCATGAGACCGCTCTACAGGTTTCTCTATTTTTGGAGTGCGGCAGTTATGTCGGTATCACAGGCTGCCGCAGCTCCTTTGGCATTTCTGGAACAAAAAAGAGCAGTTGGCGGGCTTAAACCAAAGGTCAAGGTGATCTACGAGGGGATAGATGTTCCTTCCCTGACAAAACCACCTTTTGGAAGAAAGCCATACACCTCGGCCATCATTGGCCGGCTGTCGCCCGACAAAGGCCAGGAATTATTTTTAAAGGCCGCGGCATTAGTGTCGCAAAAAACCGATCAGGTAAAGTATTTGATTGTCGGCGACACACATTTGGGAGACCCGGAATATGCCGGGTTTTTGAAAAGGCTGGCCCCGGATCTAGGTTTAAGGGATAATCTTCGATTCACCGGCTTTGAATCCGACATTTGGAAATTGTTGTCTCAAGTTGATGTAGTAGTCATGGCCTGCCCCATTGAGGCATTCGGCCGGGCCACCATCGAAGCCATGGCTGCCGCCCGCCCGGTAATTGGCATCAGAGCCGGCGGGACCGCAGAGATCATTGTGGATGATGTGACGGGGAGGCTGATAGCCAACGATCCGGAAGAACTGGCCCGGGCCATGCTGGAGCTGTTGGGCGATCCGCAAAAGGCAGCGGCTATGGGCCAAAACGGCCGGAAAAGAGTTGAAGAAATATTTACCATCCAAAGTATGGTGGCCCAAATCACGGAATTATATCGGGAGATTTTAAAAGCATGA